The nucleotide sequence TTGTCAGAGTTGTCTTTCTATCAAGAAAGGCTCCTACAAGAACGAAAGTAAACGAACTAACCTTTGAAGATTTGATTTCCCTTGGAGAAAACACAGCTAACACTTTGGATAGGCCCCTGGGCCTTCTTCTTCTAATGTAAGGACAATGCTCGTTTTGaaaaaaataaactaaaaatatatTAGTGTCATTAAACAAGAAGCGGTTTGAAGATATAAAATGAAAGAAACAACTATTTATACCTTATGGGGCTTGACAGTTCTCGGCATTTTAAGTTATCTTACCTAGTATGAGAAAACGAGTAACATTCATTATCTATCTGCACAAAGTGTAATAGAACAGGATTATAATGTAAAAAGGTTTCATGATTATAACTAACCAGATCATCATGTGGGATGTAATGTTTATAATATCGTGTTGCATTGATTGGTAGGAAATGATAAGTAGATAACACATAGACTGCCTGTGTTAGAATGTTAATaagtttattaaataaataaaaaggacaTTGTTAATATTCATTTATTTCCTTTTGTTTCTCTTATTCTTTTTATTTCCTTTTGGTTTTCTTTCATTTATGCTTATTTTTCTTCTTAAAAAAGTCTCACaaatatgatataatttttatttccttCTCTCCCTTTatatttattaaagtaatttattatgtATTAAACAATAAAACGAGATAAACCACTTAGGCATAACTCAAGTGGCTATCGAGTTTTCAATGAAGCATGAGACCCATGTTCAGTTCTTGGTAATGCCCAAGATTGAATTAATTGAGCTCTTAACTAGAGGGGGCGTCACTGTAAGTAATTCACCCGGTGACGGGTCTCGTCGCTCGGGGGGCTGGTCACCCAGGGGTTTTACTCGCTAGTGGGGACCCAATGCGATTGTCGCTAGGGAGGTTTCCTTTGCgaacaaaaaaaaaacaataaaacgAGATATGTACATGTAATAATAACTTGATCATAATTGTAGCagtatgtattaattaattaaaagAATATTTAGAGATAATTCTCAATAGAAaatgataaaaagaaaaaaataataaataaatgaacATTAAGAGAAATTAAAAAGACCTACAAATTGATGAAGATAAGAAAACTTTCATGTACATTCTATAATCTCATTTTACTTAATTCATATGTCTTCTTCACCTAACATCTTTTCCAAATGCGATACAACATATTCAAGAAGATGAATTTCATAGCTCTCAAACTCAACAAAAAAGGACTATTCATACTTTGAAATTCCGAATTTCACATTTGAAAGCATTACTTATGGAATGATATCAATGAATAGGCATTGTTAACTTGTAAGTACCCGGTTTTGGGTACATTATCATCTTTAATTTTTTGGTAAAACGAGATTAATCTCAAACTTTGTTGCACATGATATTATCATGTGACTTTTTATCTGTCATTCGTAATATAGTAATATAAATCTTTTAGGCGTATATTATTATGTAAGCCCTACTAGTAGTTATAACGAGCAAAAAGTCACCGTGTGTTGCTGCGAAAATTCGTTTGCAATGATAAATTTCAGTGAAAATTCGTAAGCCCTTCGATTTCGCTGCTTCAAACCATTTCTTCCCTTTTTAGACCCATCTACATTAGAAGAAACCACGACTTTTGCCTTCGACTTCATCTTGTTCATTTGAACCACTTGCGACAAAAGCCATCGCAGGACGGATCCGACTTTAACTCAAAATCAGCACGCATATTATGTCTTTATGCTTTTAGCAGGCAGCAGATTCCTCCTTTTGTTTTGCAGACGTTCAAAATGagaatttttagatagaactttaaGTCATCAACTTTTGTAGCTAACACCTCTACCCATCTTTAGTATTTTATTCCCAAATTGTCACTTCATATTATTGATTCTAATCGAACCAAAAAATGTTTCAGTAAAATTAAATCAGGTATAAAACTCACCAGTCGCAAACTTTTAGGATTGTCAAAATTTCTGTAAATTCCTATTGAAAACAAACTAAGATAACAGAAAACCCTTCAAAGTTGCTATGGCTATTGTCTATTTATCCTTTATACTTTGGTGATTGTACAAATAGTCCAACTAACCACAAATATTTCTACAGTTCAAGAAttacttataaaaaaaaatacaaatctaTGCCTTGGCAACATAAGATTCTCGTTACCAACATGTTTACGAGATTGTCCCTTGTGTTTTGTATGCTTACTGTCACTCAGATTCAGGTGCATGTGCATGCTGCAAAAACAGGATTAATCACTTATAATGATTTTATATCAGGCATAGCTGTTAGAACGAGGCAAGGTTTCTGTCAGGACCTTGAAAGGATGAGTCAGATGAGCAAGGCCGTCTCAGCAATTTAAAGGCCCTAGACAAACATAAAAAATGGGAGCACATATACGTTAAAAATTTTTACTATGCATAAAAAAATAATACTTCAATTTATCTACttatttacttacattgtatttaaccattaaaaacaaggtattttaacttaaatatattgagaataatatttacatattcaaaattttgaGCCCTTCTGAATTTTTGGGCCTAGGCGGTTGGCTATCTTGGATGAGACAGACGTTGACCAATGTCgacttttaattatatatatttcaaacataaatttattaaaaataaatatttttacaaaaGATATGACGTTTTTATAATGTTTTTTGTTATTATAATGTTTTTATTAATTTATCTTTAAAGGATACTATGTAAGTAATTTTTTTCGCAGCTAATCTTTTAATGGGCTTGGAATTTTCATTTAGACTAGAACAAGACCAGACAAAAAGTCCCCACACAAAAGTCGCCAGACAAAAATGTTGACTTTTGACCGACTTACTTTTCTCAAGTTTTGAACGTTACCTGACTTATTAGAACGTTTTTTTTTCCGAATCGGACTAACCAAACCACCGCAACAGCCGGCACATCAGCCGCCAGAACAACCGCCGCAAGCCTGCAACTGCCATTTGCAACCATCGAATGAGGTAGAGATTTCAACTCATTCTATTTTGGGTTGAAGCAGTCAAATGGTTAGAAGTTGCCTAATATCTTTAGTGTTTTGATCGGGAATATGAAATGGCACGTTCCAACCTGAACCCACTTTTGACCCGCTACCCAACCTACCCGGATCACTCATCTTTTGACTTCTAATTGATAGATATTACACTATGTAACAAGGGGATATATTTTAAACAAAATGTACCTTTCTTGACTTTTTGCTGTCACTGCCTCTCTCAACTAAACTAGGTCATCGAACACAAGCTGGAAACAAGCATAACATTAGAACACTCATGATACGCTTATTAATGATTGAACATCATGTTagttaaattgatataaattatcaGATATACCTGCAGATTTATATCTGATAAAGATCAAATGATGTGCTCATCAAGAACAAGTTTGAAATCTTCAAATTTCCATGTCGTTAAAACAGTGACCTTATAAAGTACACATACAGTAAGAAAAAGTTGAATCATATATAGGCATCATACATTGTCTAGGGCAGATTAACAGAACACATATAATGGATTCTACCTTATTATTTTGCAGAACTCATCACGGTTTTTATGCTCCGCCCTCTTTATATGTTCCTTCAGAAACCACATGTTCACCATTGTTAACTTTCTCTTTTATTCTAATTGTTGTCAATCATTTTCTAACTATGTTAAAAATGCTAAAGATGAGGACTTAACAAAGCATAACTGAAGGGGAGATATTATCATTACATTTATTTATTATTCACATATATCATTTTCTCAAACTAAGAATAAGAAGGTCAAATATGGAATTTAACTACGCATACCTCGGTGGCCTGCACTGACACCCCATTCAATTCTTTTGGAACACGCTGTGAAAATGAGTTCTCTATTTTGcccctacaacaacaacaacaacaacaaaactcaataccacaagagtggtgtatgggggaggtgagatgtaaacaatccttccgctatccgagaataaaaacaagtcatttctccatccagagtgaaacactctcaagtaGAGAAATTCATCCCTCTCTATTCgacagataaagagattgcttccgagtagacctccggccaataagtaattttttttttaaattagtcCCTGAAtttaaattatttaactttaatcaAAACTGAAGAACAAACAATCATTCTAACAGGAATAAAAAGAATTACATTGGAGATAAATGCAAGTTGGCAAAAATAATCAAGGATACACCAACTGCTGGAGCAGAAATTGCAATGGATGATGACTCGGACCGCACATTCGGGAGAGCACCAGCTGGGAGGACCGGTGTAACAGTTACAGggccaatcatcatcatcatcatcatcatcatcataataaacaTACATTACAAAATTACGATAAAATGCAATATTCAAGTAGTATTACTTCACAAAATCTATATGCAACACAAGTCATGCAGAAATTCCATCACAAGATTAAGTTAAAAATATCGAATGGGCAATGATCCTAAGTGTTATTATAGAAATATTCAATAATAAATTGTTGCCTGCCAGGAAAAACCGCCTTTAAAGCGAGGACAGATCAGTTTCTTCAAATTTCCATAAAATCTACAGACCAATGAAAGATGCAAAGAAAAGAAAAGACATGTATAACTCAAACTGAACGATCCATCTGTCACAGAAAGTTTAAAAGTCGAGAAAGATAGCAACTTTATCCAACTCCAGACCAAACAAAGACATGTTTTACATCTATAAATGAGGACTTATAAAACTAAAGAATAGAAAAAATGTCTAGAACATGACCTACCTCCCATGAAGATTGTTTGTTCTCTTGTGCCTTTTACATCAATATGCTCAGGTTCAAATTCAACATATTCACTAGTGCCAATGAAAAGGTGTTGTATCTTGTGGTTATCAGATTTCTCTTCAAAAACTCAACAGCCCGAGCAACAAACCTTTTTTTGTTCTCGATGGGATTGTAGAAAGAGTAAAATCATTGATTCTTTCAAGCGTTACATTTCTTGAAATAATCCTAAAAGATCCACATACATATAGTATGTGCCCTAATAGATCTTTGATTTCGATGAACCTTAGTTATCTTTCCATAACACACCAAACAATCAGATTCGATTAACTCTTTCCATCAGAATGGAGTTTTAATATGCGAGTTTGCTCATCATATGAACAAGACTACAACGCTATAAAGACAACTCATTACAATCACATATAGAACTATCGCTTGAAACAACATTATGCATAACAATTTGATGGATGCAATCAGGAGCAATATCATATAGAAGAAGTAAATTGAAATGCCAATATTTGTAACAGTAGGTTCAAAACCATAAAAAATCTCAAACGCGAAATTGAAATAATCCCCTAGTCATACTATaaacaaaataacaattttaaatatTTAAACAAGGCTACTAAGGTTAAAAAAACTCATAGCTTTCGATGGCTTCAATAGCATCTTATGCTTCATTGCCATCGTGTAGGTCCAAGTCGCCTTTCATTCAGTTTCCTATTTCACCTACACATCATACAAATGTGAGTTCCATAACCAGTATCAAATATTAGACGAATAATGTATAATAATTCTATCGTATCATATAAATACCTGATTTGTTGGACAGGCCCGCTTTGCTCCTAAGATCGGCTAGGTAGACAGGACAATTCCTCCTCCAATGACCTTTCACATTGCAATGATGACATATTGCATCCTTTGCAGGATTCTCTTTTTTCTTATGTTCAGGCGCAACTTTTCGGGCAACAATCTTGCCTTTTCCCTTACCATTGGCATGAAAGTTCTTTTTCACACCTCCATCTTTTATCATTAGTGCATTCGGAGTCCTGATTGTCGGAGTCTTGGTTGTCGAAGTCATGTTTGGTATGTTATTCTCAGCAGTTTTAAGCATATTATACAACTCCATAATAGATTTCTCATGTCCTTGCATAATGTAGTTCATTATGAACTGCTCATATGATTTAGGTAGAGAACAAAGAATAAACATTACAGACAAATCGGGGCCCATGGGAGAACCAAGTGTTTGTAACCGGTCAAAATAGTTCTTCATCTTCAAGAAATGGGAGCCGACCGATTGACCTTCCTCCATTTTACaagcatggagtgatttgacagtTTCAAATAGCTCCTGTTTAGCTTGATGTTGAAACATGTTTTTTAACTCACTAAGCATTGTAAAAGCATCAAATGCTTCCATGTCTTTTTGAAGGTCAGGAATCATACTTGCAAGCATGAGACATGCTACCTGAGTCTGCTCATCGTTTTGCTTTATCCAAGCTTTACGAATAGCAGCAGTTGCGTTCTCGGGTGGTTGGTCAGGTAAAGGAGTATCAAGCACGTGCAACTTCTTTTCGTGTTTGAGGACGATCCTCAAATTACGATACCAGTCTAAGAAGTTGGACCCGTTTAGTTTGTCCTTCTCAAGCAAAGAACGAAGAGACAGTGGTGCGTTGTCTGACATCTACAAAACAAAATATGGTTCATTttagtatatttaatattaatccTATATATATTAGCCATAGCTATAGCTATAGCTACTCTTGTTTAAAataaaacattaatattaatatattagaacGTTAGAACATTAGAACATTAGAACATTAGaacattattaaattattaaattgtattattgcATTAACAAATATGTCACAAATGACGCCAGACAAGGCATTACGTTAATAATCTAGTGATAATAAGATATTTTTAAGACGCTATACATCATTTACTCAACGTTCTTTATCGGTGACCAAGTAAAGGAAATGGCAAACTACACGATAGCTTTATGTGACTTTCACATTAGTTCTTAAATAAATTCTTGAAAGAAGCAGccataaaattaaataataatatacctGATTTGTATGATTGACAGTTGATGGCTGATGTCCAGAAGACATCCAAGGTTGTCCTCCGCTTGAGGGAACAGGTGCATGCATCTGTGAGACAACATGAAACTGAgaagcaaggttgtaaaagtcgcgagtcgaggACGAGTCGCTCGGGACAAGTCgggcgttgaccaacgttgacttttagtaataaataaattgaacatataatatttcaaacatAGATATATGTTACAAACTTCAATTCTGAATAATATAAAATTTTTGGCCTAACTTTGATTTGACAGACTCAGACATGACTCAGCCTACTCGGCCCGAGTTTGACAGACTCATACATGACTCGGCCGACTCAGACATGACTCGGCTGAGAAAACATATTTGTTGGTTTCCCACCAGTAAATAAACTAAGACAACAAAACAATTTAATAATTTCCAAGAGAAACTGCTTAAACACAAGAACCAAAAAGGGATAAGAGAGCGGAGGGCCTTACCGCATATGAAGAAGAATGAAATACTCTAGGGCCACCCATGGTGGTAGCAGAGTTCTGGAAATGTGATGGCTGCTGCATATAAGGCATGGGCATTGGTTGTGGTGATGGAGAAGGGTGATAATACTGTGGCAGCTGCGGTTGACGATTCGGGTTATAATACTGTGGCAGCTGCGGTTAAAAATATTAGAAAAAATATAATAAAGACGTCATATGACGCATGTATATAAAGAagatcgacataattaaatatatgtGTCGATACAACAGGAGATCAAACTATTATCAGACTCATAATTGTATAATCCTACCCTCACAGACAGTATGCATATAACAAACCCTAGAGTATGAATCATAAACCCTGGCAAACCTAATACATATACAACTTCATATAATACAGAGAGAGGATACGAAATTAgataaattagggtttagagaaGATAGAAGTTACCTGCGAATGGGGATTCTGAGGGCTAGAATTCATTGTAACTCTAAACTTCAAACGCAAATTGATTCGCAAACTCGAATGAACGAAATATAAATTTCAGATGtagaatttaattaaataaatatactcCGTAATCACATAATATCAATCCTAAATAAACTTTTGATTAAGTTTCCAGATATATAATAAGTAGTTTCCTAACAAATAATGAATACTTtcctaatttaaaatttaaaactttGAATGCAGTTATGGACCAGAGCTGGAGCCGGAGCTTATAGCTGAAGCTGAAATTTATggactagagctggagctggagcttatttttaaagttggtagctgtagcttattattttttataagtgtttggtaaactagctggaacttattttctagttcataagctctactttttttcataagctactagaattagcttatttttctagagcttatgattttcataagctctactttttatgtctaccaaacaaaacttattacttggagcttattaaaatcataagctcaagctcctataagctctcataagcttccATAATGTCACAACTCAACAactttgtggcccaacccactaagtttaTAATCCAAATCATGGAAGGCCTAAGAAGCATATGGAAGATATCTAGAATTCTCTCATTGATTCTTTCATGGAATGGTATGGAAACTCCATAGATATTTCTAGGtcatgaagtttctagtacttagatcataGCCATTTATTTAGTTTAATCATAGCCATTCATTTTGATGtaagagtagtataaataggggtggcctcatttggcacactacacttcaaatctcaaacattctctcttgtaaagtattctcaagcaatataagtattttcttcaattccacttgttctataatattttctcttttggtttctTGAATCATTATAAGGTCCACGTAagactgacttagtagagactaagtgtcgcacgtgagcttattgagataagtccgtgacatttggtatcagagccaggttgattcaaggagatggcaaccgagaccgagaagaatgtgagcgcaacaagtggtgttatgggtgatgagactcgtggccgggtagagactcgccaaggagccaagaagaaccgaggtacgtccaaagactttgtcgcaaacttggacaagaggatcatggatgtagagacatccatggacgacgtgaaagcaaaggtcgaagacgtccaccaacgtttggatggtttggacggggactttgacaaattgaaagatgattgcaatagtgcaatcaacgtgctagacgttgacatgAGACGTGAGATACATGACTTAAagggtatgctcatgggtgagattacgaagttgcgaggcgaaatggagggggaggtctccactattcaccaacgcctcgtggatttacaaaccaacatgaactcttgtttgagattcatggctagtgggggtggcaacactggatgcaatgctccgaaggtggacgttcccaagccgtcactgttcgtggggaagcgggaagcccgagcggttgatgattttatatgggagatggaacaatacttggagggagtcaacatagtggatgatgcaatgaagatcaagacggcaacccgttacctgaagAATACCGCAGCattatggtggcgtcgtcgatatggaaatatcgagaaaggtacggttactattgatacttgagatgatttccttactgaacttaagaatcaattctaccccaaggatgctcaaaaggatgcgatgagtcgtctacgtaaattacatcattccgggacaattcgggagtatattaaagaattcacgaaccttagcctggaggtcccagatattcccgatgatattcttctcttctattttctcgatggtttgcaaccttgggctaaaacggagttggagagacggggagtccaagaccttgccaccgcaattgctcaagttgaggcactagtcgaccatgctaataggaaagattcgttcaagtcaaaagataagaaggtgagccatgagaaaggtgggggagataagcccgcccaatcaagaaatgataatacacgtaagccaccaaccgggaataacaaga is from Rutidosis leptorrhynchoides isolate AG116_Rl617_1_P2 chromosome 10, CSIRO_AGI_Rlap_v1, whole genome shotgun sequence and encodes:
- the LOC139871732 gene encoding uncharacterized protein — encoded protein: MNSSPQNPHSQLPQYYNPNRQPQLPQYYHPSPSPQPMPMPYMQQPSHFQNSATTMGGPRVFHSSSYAMHAPVPSSGGQPWMSSGHQPSTVNHTNQMSDNAPLSLRSLLEKDKLNGSNFLDWYRNLRIVLKHEKKLHVLDTPLPDQPPENATAAIRKAWIKQNDEQTQVACLMLASMIPDLQKDMEAFDAFTMLSELKNMFQHQAKQELFETVKSLHACKMEEGQSVGSHFLKMKNYFDRLQTLGSPMGPDLSVMFILCSLPKSYEQFIMNYIMQGHEKSIMELYNMLKTAENNIPNMTSTTKTPTIRTPNALMIKDGGVKKNFHANGKGKGKIVARKVAPEHKKKENPAKDAICHHCNVKGHWRRNCPVYLADLRSKAGLSNKSGEIGN
- the LOC139871734 gene encoding uncharacterized protein, which translates into the protein MFIMMMMMMMMMIGPVTVTPVLPAGALPNVRSESSSIAISAPAVGVSLIIFANLHLSPMGKIENSFSQRVPKELNGVSVQATEEHIKRAEHKNRDEFCKIIRSLF